A window of the Streptomyces sp. Ag109_O5-10 genome harbors these coding sequences:
- a CDS encoding aminotransferase class I/II-fold pyridoxal phosphate-dependent enzyme: MRRTDPGAHGPADGGSARERGPVSPEGHGPVRYGPPLPDDGLPVLPELAAVLAAAANLGAEEPVGGGPALLDAARGYWERRGLSAPPGRVTAGPGAPALLLALTAALGGDVLVPRPCAAWWAPYARLLGRPVFHVATPAESGGAPDPYALLETVRRVRDEGGDPRLLVLSVADDPTATVAPPELLHETVEAATGAGLHLVSDETWRDTLHAPDATVLLSPAEMLPDRVTVVTDLAGALLPAGWPAAVARFPEGATGRALHARVLDILTALGARLAGPVAVAARYALDEPGPVTARREAVVRLHARVAAAVHVSVVAGGALARPPQAGRHLYADLEPLRAALDAHGVGDAQELEDFLTARLGMPAPGGHRFGDDLGALRVRLATGPLLGGTDAERLECLTSPAPLELPHVQRALMSLGSVLDDLRDDAQRWEPPR; the protein is encoded by the coding sequence ATGCGGCGGACGGATCCCGGGGCCCACGGACCGGCGGACGGCGGCTCCGCGCGGGAGCGCGGACCGGTGTCACCGGAAGGCCACGGACCCGTCCGCTACGGCCCGCCCCTGCCCGACGACGGGCTGCCCGTCCTGCCCGAGCTCGCCGCCGTCCTGGCCGCCGCCGCGAACCTGGGCGCGGAGGAGCCCGTCGGCGGCGGACCGGCGCTGCTGGACGCGGCCCGCGGCTACTGGGAACGCCGCGGGCTGTCCGCGCCGCCAGGCCGGGTGACCGCGGGCCCCGGCGCCCCCGCCCTGCTCCTCGCGCTCACCGCCGCGCTCGGCGGCGACGTCCTCGTGCCGCGTCCCTGCGCCGCCTGGTGGGCGCCGTACGCCCGCCTCCTCGGCCGGCCCGTCTTCCACGTGGCCACCCCGGCCGAGTCCGGCGGCGCCCCCGACCCGTACGCGCTGCTGGAGACCGTGCGCCGGGTCCGGGACGAGGGCGGCGACCCCCGGCTGCTCGTGCTCTCCGTCGCCGACGACCCCACCGCCACCGTCGCCCCGCCCGAACTGCTGCACGAGACCGTGGAGGCCGCGACCGGCGCGGGACTGCACCTGGTCAGTGACGAGACCTGGCGCGACACCCTGCACGCCCCGGACGCCACGGTGCTGCTCAGCCCCGCCGAGATGCTCCCGGACCGGGTCACCGTCGTCACCGACCTGGCCGGTGCCCTGCTGCCGGCCGGCTGGCCCGCCGCCGTCGCCCGGTTCCCGGAGGGCGCCACCGGCAGGGCCCTGCACGCGCGCGTGCTCGACATCCTCACGGCGCTGGGCGCCCGCCTCGCCGGACCGGTCGCGGTCGCCGCGAGGTACGCGCTCGACGAGCCCGGGCCCGTCACCGCGCGCCGGGAGGCCGTCGTACGGCTGCACGCGCGCGTGGCCGCCGCCGTGCACGTCTCGGTCGTCGCCGGCGGCGCCCTGGCCCGGCCCCCGCAGGCCGGCCGTCACCTGTACGCCGACCTGGAACCGCTGCGCGCCGCGCTCGACGCCCACGGAGTCGGCGACGCACAGGAGTTGGAGGACTTCCTCACCGCCCGCCTCGGCATGCCCGCGCCCGGCGGCCACCGCTTCGGCGACGACCTCGGCGCGCTGCGCGTCCGGCTCGCCACCGGCCCGCTGCTGGGCGGCACCGACGCGGAACGCCTGGAATGCCTCACGTCACCCGCACCGTTGGAACTGCCGCACGTGCAACGCGCGTTGATGTCCTTGGGGTCGGTACTCGACGATCTCCGCGACGACGCTCAGCGATGGGAGCCTCCTCGATGA
- a CDS encoding DedA family protein: MAAAAGSTAATSSSTESAQQAIGYPTLFLLVLIGALVPVIPTGALVSSAAVVAFHQTAPFALVLVFVTASLAAFLGDAALYWLGRRGLRSKNGSRWLEALRARAPEERLEQAQGKLAEHGVAVLVLSRLVPAGRIPVMLACLLAEWPLRRFARGNVAACLAWAVTYQVIGILGGSLFPEPWEGVVAAVGLTVVISVAPGVWRRVRGGAVRA; the protein is encoded by the coding sequence ATGGCGGCCGCCGCCGGCTCCACCGCGGCGACCTCGTCGTCGACCGAGTCCGCGCAGCAGGCGATCGGGTATCCGACGCTGTTCCTGCTGGTGCTCATCGGGGCGTTGGTGCCGGTGATACCGACGGGGGCGCTGGTGAGCTCGGCGGCGGTGGTGGCGTTCCATCAGACGGCGCCGTTCGCGCTGGTGCTGGTGTTCGTGACGGCGTCGCTGGCGGCCTTCCTGGGGGACGCGGCGCTGTACTGGCTGGGACGGCGGGGGCTGCGGTCGAAGAACGGGTCGCGGTGGCTGGAGGCGCTACGGGCGCGGGCGCCGGAGGAACGGCTGGAACAGGCGCAGGGGAAGCTGGCCGAGCACGGGGTCGCCGTGCTGGTGCTGTCCCGGCTGGTGCCGGCCGGCCGGATACCCGTGATGCTGGCGTGTCTGCTGGCGGAGTGGCCGTTGCGGCGGTTCGCGCGGGGGAACGTGGCGGCGTGCCTGGCGTGGGCGGTGACGTATCAGGTGATCGGGATTCTGGGCGGGTCGCTGTTTCCGGAGCCGTGGGAAGGGGTGGTGGCGGCGGTGGGGCTGACCGTCGTCATCAGTGTGGCGCCCGGTGTGTGGCGGCGGGTTCGGGGTGGTGCGGTGCGTGCGTAG
- a CDS encoding MBL fold metallo-hydrolase, translating into MPVEITWWGHATCTIEDSGVRLLTDPLFARRLAHLRRRRGAPPPPAARRADLALVSHLHADHLHVPSLAGLAPGTRLLVPRGAPRAVPALRRLRQLRITEVGVGDEIRVGPLLVRAVPALHDGRRLPLGPHRSPALGYVVEGAARTYFAGDTGLFDEMAAAVGPVDVALLPVGGWGPYLGEGHLDAGRAARALARLAPRSAVPVHYGTYWPIGMDGVRPHEFHTPGDEFVRLAAEYAPHVAVHRLGHGESVRLEVAR; encoded by the coding sequence GTGCCGGTGGAGATCACCTGGTGGGGTCACGCCACCTGCACGATCGAGGATTCGGGCGTACGCCTGCTCACCGATCCTCTGTTCGCGCGCCGGCTCGCCCACCTGCGCCGCCGCCGGGGCGCCCCGCCGCCGCCCGCGGCCCGCCGCGCGGACCTCGCGCTCGTCTCCCACCTGCACGCGGACCATCTGCACGTCCCCTCGCTCGCCGGGCTCGCCCCGGGCACGCGCCTGCTCGTGCCCCGGGGCGCACCACGGGCGGTCCCCGCGCTCCGACGCCTCCGTCAGCTGCGGATCACCGAGGTGGGCGTCGGGGACGAGATACGCGTCGGCCCCCTCCTCGTACGGGCCGTCCCCGCGCTGCACGACGGCCGCCGGCTGCCCCTCGGACCGCACCGCTCGCCCGCCCTCGGGTACGTCGTCGAGGGCGCGGCGCGGACGTACTTCGCCGGGGACACCGGGCTGTTCGACGAGATGGCCGCGGCGGTCGGGCCGGTGGACGTGGCCCTGCTGCCGGTCGGCGGCTGGGGCCCGTACCTCGGGGAGGGCCACCTGGACGCCGGGCGGGCGGCACGCGCGCTGGCGCGGCTGGCGCCGCGCAGCGCGGTGCCGGTGCACTACGGGACGTACTGGCCGATCGGCATGGACGGGGTGCGCCCGCACGAGTTCCACACGCCCGGCGACGAGTTCGTGCGCCTCGCGGCCGAGTACGCGCCGCACGTGGCGGTGCACCGGCTCGGCCACGGGGAGAGCGTGCGGCTGGAGGTCGCGCGGTGA
- a CDS encoding MBL fold metallo-hydrolase, translating to MTQQTHEPGSTTTATTTPVTTTTATTTGEAATATRTPPFPPLAEPRPLGELRVWPRTFHDRLTAPLPGLKAMARFAREGSVRPGREGLADVGRLPCEPGPLPGADVDTVAVTWAGHASWVVRTGGLTVLTDPVWSRRILGTPARVTPVGVPWETLPRVDAVVISHNHYDHLDAPTLRRLPRDTPVFVPAGLGRWFRRRRFTTVTELDWWEAAELSGVRFDFVPAHHWSKRTLIDTCHSLWGGWVLTAPDGGRVYFAGDTGYGHWFSRIGRRYPGIDLALMPIGAYDPRWWLSDVHLDPEEAVQATQDLGARRMAPMHWGTFILSAEPVLEPLTRVRAAWEKAELAREDLWDLPVGGSRVLERTSLRSAAD from the coding sequence ATGACGCAGCAGACGCATGAGCCAGGGTCCACGACGACTGCCACCACGACGCCCGTCACCACGACGACTGCCACGACCACCGGCGAAGCCGCTACCGCCACCCGCACGCCGCCGTTCCCGCCGCTCGCCGAACCCCGCCCGCTGGGCGAACTCCGAGTCTGGCCGCGGACCTTCCACGACCGGCTGACCGCCCCGCTGCCCGGCCTCAAGGCCATGGCCCGGTTCGCCCGCGAGGGCTCCGTCCGCCCCGGCCGGGAGGGCCTCGCCGACGTCGGCCGGCTGCCCTGCGAACCGGGCCCGCTGCCCGGCGCGGACGTCGACACCGTCGCCGTTACCTGGGCGGGACACGCCAGTTGGGTGGTCCGGACCGGCGGTCTGACCGTCCTCACCGACCCGGTCTGGTCCCGCCGCATCCTCGGCACCCCGGCCCGCGTCACCCCGGTCGGTGTCCCCTGGGAGACCCTGCCGCGCGTCGACGCGGTCGTCATCAGCCACAACCACTACGACCACCTGGACGCCCCCACCCTGCGCCGCCTCCCGCGCGACACCCCGGTGTTCGTGCCGGCCGGTCTCGGCCGCTGGTTCCGGCGCCGCCGCTTCACCACCGTCACCGAGCTGGACTGGTGGGAGGCGGCCGAACTGTCCGGGGTCCGCTTCGACTTCGTCCCCGCCCACCACTGGTCCAAGCGCACCCTCATCGACACCTGCCACAGCCTGTGGGGCGGCTGGGTCCTCACCGCCCCCGACGGCGGCCGCGTCTACTTCGCCGGCGACACCGGCTACGGCCACTGGTTCTCCCGCATCGGCCGCCGCTACCCCGGCATCGACCTCGCCCTCATGCCCATCGGCGCCTACGACCCCCGCTGGTGGCTCAGCGACGTCCACCTGGACCCCGAGGAGGCGGTACAGGCGACGCAGGACCTCGGAGCGAGGCGGATGGCCCCCATGCACTGGGGCACCTTCATCCTCTCGGCGGAGCCGGTCCTGGAGCCGCTGACCCGGGTGCGGGCGGCCTGGGAGAAGGCGGAGCTGGCCCGGGAGGACCTGTGGGACCTGCCGGTGGGCGGGTCGAGGGTCCTGGAACGGACCTCACTTCGGAGCGCCGCCGACTAG
- a CDS encoding phage holin family protein produces the protein MRWRGVRWRRVVSQVGRSVTVWAVSTVTMLVLAGLLPDFQLQSPDGDSATRIAMTAAFGAGAFGVLSAVVWPLLVRLLLLVPALVLGLLVFFLNGSLLLLALRINPSGQSEAAPETAVIVAAVMSAVASATGGALAVRDDDAYRRRLSRLATRRRRSHPPCRATPGTVFLQLDGVGHDVLTAAVAKGLMPTVAGWLGAGGAPPTHRLTPWRTDWSSQTGASQLGILHGSTFDVPAFRWYEKDSSEVMVCNRPTSAAELQRRATERTADGGLLSLDGASRGNLFGGGADEQALVLSIATRRRGRENRSRAGYFAYFADPANAVRTALSFFAEVGREIGQSTAARLRKQRPRVKRGGLYPFVRAFATVVERDVVVAAVMGDLLVGRTAVYADLVAYDEVAHHSGPHSRDAEKVLQRLDRALALIEKAAEHAPRPYRIVVLSDHGQSPGETFHTRYGLSLGDLVRAGCGLHVPRRAERTHSGTEARAAVRAALRRPVEEGGEKHRPTRHSEPVVLASGNLGLVSFPDVPHRMTKEELDARHPALLTTLANHPGVGFLLVRSEVHGGVVLGAYGAEIPLDRLDGHAGPLAVFGAGAADAVRRTHSFPHTADIMVNSWYDPESGEVLAFEEQIGSHGGLGGAQGRPFLLSPVRVSEPAGDGEELVGAEAVHRVLRRWLQEADGPQVPLSAEGERAA, from the coding sequence GTGCGGTGGCGGGGCGTGCGGTGGCGGCGGGTCGTCAGTCAGGTCGGGCGGAGCGTCACGGTGTGGGCGGTGTCCACCGTCACCATGCTGGTCCTCGCCGGTCTCCTGCCCGACTTCCAGCTCCAGTCACCCGACGGTGACAGCGCGACCCGCATCGCGATGACCGCGGCCTTCGGCGCCGGTGCCTTCGGTGTGCTCTCGGCCGTCGTCTGGCCCCTTCTTGTACGGCTCCTGCTGCTGGTCCCCGCCCTCGTCCTCGGCCTGCTGGTCTTCTTCCTCAACGGCTCCCTGCTCCTCCTCGCCCTGCGCATCAACCCCTCCGGGCAGAGCGAGGCCGCACCGGAGACCGCCGTGATCGTGGCCGCCGTGATGTCCGCCGTCGCCTCCGCCACCGGCGGTGCCCTCGCCGTCCGCGACGACGACGCCTACCGCCGCCGGCTCTCCCGGCTCGCCACCCGCCGCCGCAGATCCCACCCGCCCTGCCGGGCCACCCCCGGCACCGTCTTCCTGCAGCTCGACGGCGTCGGCCACGACGTCCTGACCGCCGCCGTCGCCAAGGGCCTGATGCCGACCGTGGCCGGCTGGCTGGGCGCGGGCGGGGCACCACCCACCCACCGGCTCACCCCCTGGCGCACCGACTGGTCCAGCCAGACCGGTGCCAGCCAGCTCGGCATCCTGCACGGCTCCACCTTCGACGTCCCCGCCTTCCGCTGGTACGAGAAGGACAGCAGCGAGGTGATGGTCTGCAACCGGCCGACCAGCGCCGCCGAACTCCAGCGCCGGGCCACCGAGCGCACCGCCGACGGGGGACTGCTCTCCCTGGACGGCGCCAGCCGTGGCAACCTCTTCGGCGGCGGCGCCGACGAACAGGCCCTCGTCCTGTCCATAGCCACCCGCCGCCGCGGCCGGGAGAACCGTTCCCGCGCCGGTTACTTCGCGTACTTCGCCGACCCGGCCAACGCCGTGCGCACCGCGCTCTCCTTCTTCGCCGAGGTCGGCCGCGAGATCGGCCAGTCCACCGCGGCCCGGCTCCGCAAGCAGCGCCCGCGCGTCAAACGGGGCGGCCTCTACCCCTTCGTCCGCGCCTTCGCGACCGTCGTCGAACGGGACGTCGTCGTCGCCGCGGTCATGGGAGACCTGCTCGTCGGCCGCACCGCCGTCTACGCCGACCTGGTCGCCTACGACGAGGTCGCCCACCACTCGGGACCGCACAGCCGGGACGCCGAGAAGGTGCTGCAACGCCTGGACCGCGCCCTCGCCCTGATCGAGAAGGCCGCGGAACACGCCCCCCGCCCGTACCGGATCGTCGTCCTCTCCGACCACGGTCAGAGCCCCGGCGAGACCTTCCACACCCGCTACGGACTCAGCCTCGGCGACCTGGTCCGGGCCGGCTGCGGACTGCACGTGCCGCGCAGGGCCGAGCGCACCCACAGCGGCACGGAGGCACGGGCCGCCGTCCGCGCGGCGCTGCGCAGGCCGGTCGAGGAGGGCGGCGAGAAGCACCGGCCGACCCGGCACTCGGAGCCGGTCGTGCTCGCCTCCGGCAACCTCGGCCTGGTCTCCTTCCCTGACGTGCCGCACCGCATGACCAAGGAGGAGCTGGACGCCCGCCACCCCGCGCTGCTCACCACTCTCGCCAACCATCCCGGCGTCGGGTTCCTGCTGGTGCGCAGCGAGGTGCACGGCGGGGTGGTGCTCGGCGCGTACGGCGCGGAGATCCCGCTCGACCGGCTGGACGGCCACGCGGGGCCGCTGGCCGTGTTCGGGGCGGGCGCCGCCGACGCGGTGCGGCGGACGCACTCCTTTCCGCACACCGCCGACATCATGGTCAACTCCTGGTACGACCCGGAGAGCGGCGAAGTCCTCGCGTTCGAGGAGCAGATCGGGTCGCACGGGGGGTTGGGGGGCGCGCAGGGGCGGCCGTTCCTGTTGTCGCCGGTCCGTGTCTCCGAGCCGGCAGGGGACGGAGAAGAGCTCGTGGGGGCCGAGGCCGTGCATCGAGTGCTGCGGCGGTGGCTTCAAGAGGCGGACGGGCCGCAGGTTCCCTTGTCCGCGGAGGGGGAGAGGGCCGCGTAG